From the genome of Proteus vulgaris, one region includes:
- the kdpB gene encoding potassium-transporting ATPase subunit KdpB yields the protein MKTTQLFDRKTIMSAFFDAMRKCTPQAQWRNPVMFIVYVGALLTTGIWIASLLGYLPSDNHFTSQVMFWLWVTLLFANFAESLAESRSKAQAASLRGAKQQSKAVRLHHADINAPKETVDSFSLHKGDIVLVNAGEVIPCDGEVIEGGASVDESAITGESAPVIRESGGDFSSVTGGTRVLSDWLIIRCTAEAGNSFLDRMIEMVEGAKRRKTPNEVALTILLTALTLIFLLACITLYPFSVFAVEYQGHGDVISVVTLIALLVCLIPTTIGGLLSSIGVAGMSRMLDANVIATSGRAVEAAGDVDVLLLDKTGTITLGNRQASRFIPLSGISEKQLADAAQLSSLADETPEGRSIVILAKQRFNLRERDLASIGASFIPFSAMTRMSGVNIGERLIRKGSVDAIRRHIEVSHGHFPDEVTAIVEQVARAGGTPLVVVENQKILGVVELKDIVKGGIKERFAQLRQMGIKTVMITGDNHLTAAAIAAESGVDDFLAEATPEAKLALIRQYQSEGRLVAMTGDGTNDAPALAQADVAVAMNSGTQAAKEAGNMVDLDSNPTKLIEVVHIGKQMLMTRGALTTFSISNDIAKYFAIIPAAFAVTYPQLNMLNVMNLHSPVSAMLSAVIFNALIIVFLIPLALKGVNYRPVSAHVLLRRNLSLYGISGLLVPFIGIKVIDMILALIGF from the coding sequence ATGAAAACAACCCAACTTTTTGACAGAAAAACAATAATGTCGGCTTTCTTTGATGCGATGAGAAAATGTACCCCTCAGGCTCAATGGCGTAACCCCGTTATGTTTATTGTTTATGTTGGTGCGCTTTTAACTACCGGTATTTGGATTGCTTCGCTATTAGGATATCTCCCTAGTGATAATCATTTTACTTCACAAGTGATGTTTTGGTTATGGGTGACATTGTTATTTGCCAATTTTGCTGAATCATTAGCAGAAAGCCGAAGCAAAGCACAAGCAGCTAGTTTACGTGGTGCGAAACAACAATCCAAAGCAGTGCGTTTGCATCACGCTGACATCAATGCACCGAAAGAAACCGTTGATTCTTTTTCATTACATAAAGGTGATATTGTTTTAGTCAACGCGGGTGAAGTTATTCCTTGTGATGGCGAAGTAATTGAAGGTGGTGCTTCAGTTGATGAAAGTGCTATTACGGGTGAGTCTGCACCGGTGATCCGTGAATCAGGTGGTGATTTTTCTTCTGTCACTGGTGGTACTCGTGTGTTATCCGATTGGTTGATCATTCGTTGTACTGCAGAAGCGGGGAATTCATTTCTCGATCGCATGATTGAAATGGTTGAAGGCGCTAAACGCAGAAAAACACCAAATGAAGTGGCTTTAACTATTTTATTAACAGCACTCACACTTATTTTCTTATTAGCCTGCATCACCCTTTACCCGTTCAGTGTTTTCGCTGTCGAATATCAAGGCCATGGCGACGTTATTTCAGTAGTAACCTTGATTGCTTTGTTAGTATGTCTGATCCCTACCACGATAGGTGGGTTGCTTTCATCGATTGGTGTTGCAGGTATGAGCCGAATGCTAGATGCAAATGTTATCGCAACTAGTGGCCGTGCTGTTGAAGCGGCTGGCGATGTTGACGTTTTACTTCTTGATAAAACAGGCACAATTACTCTCGGTAATCGTCAAGCTTCTCGTTTTATCCCTCTTTCGGGTATTAGCGAAAAACAGCTTGCTGATGCAGCACAGTTAAGCTCGCTTGCAGATGAAACACCTGAGGGCAGAAGCATTGTGATCCTCGCTAAACAACGTTTTAATTTGCGCGAACGCGATTTAGCATCCATTGGGGCATCTTTTATTCCCTTCTCTGCAATGACACGAATGAGTGGAGTCAATATTGGGGAGCGATTGATCCGCAAAGGTTCTGTTGATGCTATTCGTCGTCATATTGAAGTTAGTCACGGTCATTTTCCTGATGAAGTCACCGCTATAGTCGAGCAAGTAGCAAGAGCTGGTGGAACACCACTAGTGGTCGTTGAAAATCAGAAAATTTTAGGTGTGGTTGAACTTAAAGATATTGTGAAAGGCGGTATTAAAGAACGTTTTGCCCAACTTCGCCAAATGGGGATAAAAACCGTCATGATCACCGGTGATAATCATCTTACGGCAGCAGCTATCGCAGCAGAATCTGGTGTTGATGACTTCCTCGCAGAAGCAACACCAGAAGCAAAATTAGCATTAATTCGTCAATACCAATCAGAAGGTCGATTAGTCGCAATGACGGGTGATGGTACTAATGATGCCCCTGCATTAGCACAAGCCGATGTTGCTGTTGCGATGAACTCAGGTACTCAAGCCGCTAAAGAAGCAGGCAATATGGTTGATTTAGACTCTAATCCAACAAAATTAATCGAAGTTGTGCATATTGGCAAACAAATGCTAATGACACGAGGTGCGTTAACTACTTTTAGTATTTCCAATGATATTGCTAAATATTTTGCCATTATACCAGCAGCCTTTGCCGTCACTTATCCTCAACTCAATATGCTTAATGTGATGAACTTGCATTCACCCGTATCGGCAATGCTATCTGCGGTTATTTTTAATGCCTTAATTATTGTTTTCTTGATCCCACTTGCACTTAAAGGTGTGAATTACCGTCCAGTATCAGCACATGTATTACTTCGTCGTAATCTTTCCTTATACGGGATCAGCGGTCTATTAGTACCATTTATTGGCATTAAAGTTATCGATATGATTTTAGCGCTTATTGGGTTTTAA
- the kdpC gene encoding potassium-transporting ATPase subunit KdpC: protein MPLFRSSLVMLLLLTLITGLAYPLLVTGLANLIFPWQAKGSLIYQDDTLIGSELIGQQFNRTDYFKSRPSMTTERPYNSMASGASQLAVSNPLLLNEVVKRVQTWQKNVGNHHIVPVDLVTASGSGLDPHISLQAAYYQVENIAQLRQLSKNEIEQLIKNNTISPLMSFMGEPVVNVFMLNQALDKLSAEKQQKASIQ, encoded by the coding sequence ATGCCTCTATTTCGTTCATCATTAGTAATGTTATTATTACTTACACTAATAACTGGGCTGGCCTATCCTCTTTTAGTAACGGGACTAGCTAACTTAATATTCCCATGGCAAGCGAAGGGTTCTCTTATTTATCAAGATGACACGCTCATTGGCTCTGAATTAATTGGTCAACAATTTAATCGAACCGATTATTTTAAAAGCCGACCTTCAATGACAACAGAAAGGCCTTATAACAGTATGGCATCAGGTGCTAGCCAATTGGCAGTTTCTAATCCTTTATTACTAAATGAAGTCGTAAAACGTGTTCAAACATGGCAAAAAAACGTTGGTAATCATCATATAGTACCCGTGGATTTAGTAACTGCATCAGGAAGTGGGCTTGATCCGCATATTTCATTACAAGCAGCCTATTACCAAGTTGAAAATATTGCACAGTTACGTCAACTTTCAAAAAATGAAATAGAACAATTAATAAAAAACAACACGATATCTCCATTAATGTCATTTATGGGAGAGCCTGTTGTGAATGTATTTATGCTGAATCAAGCACTTGATAAATTAAGTGCTGAAAAACAACAGAAAGCGAGTATTCAATAG
- the kdpD gene encoding two-component system sensor histidine kinase KdpD, which produces MEHDQQWQRPSPDDLLASTRTTTRGRLKIFFGACAGVGKTYAMLQEAQRLHQQGIDILVGVVETHQRQETAALLSGLPVLPPQRIHYHGRKLTAFDLDAALARHPAVILMDELAFSNPHKCRHPKRWQDIEELLDAGIDVLATINVQHIESLNDIVGSITGIRVQETIPDYIFDSADEVVMVDLPPDDLQQRLHEGKVYIAGQAERAIEHFFRKGNLIALRELALRRMADRVDTQVKEFRDSQGTAPVWHTTDSLMVCLGAHGGNDKLVRTAARYAAAFGCQWHAIYVETPKLHQIGEHKRRAILHSLKLAQHLGARTAILSDNHAEKAVIRYAREHNLGKVIIGQRAYQKWQWLKRWIRMRFAEKLARYAPDLHVISVALSDEELRYKTKIPQLQNDKWRQNLKGYLTAIGLCLVITLFSRTFLLALDKANLVTLYLLGVVLIALFFGRRPSIFAALINVISFDLFFVQPHFSLAVLDMQYLITFTVMLIVGLVVGNLTAGMRYQTRVARYREQRTRHLFEMTRELSRAVTLQEIAQTSYHFLSSAFDAKVCLLIPNKQDELTPFHAQGMGHLPLDNAIARWCYDKDQIAGAGTDTLPSVPYQLHPITASQQVLAILAIEPNNLRQLLIPEQQQLLQTFNGLIANALERLQQAEMAEQSRINIEREQLRNALLAALSHDLKTPLTVLFGQSEILLLDLSAEGSSHTEQVNQIRQQILTTSRLVNNLLDMARIQSGGFHVNLQWNSLQEITGSAIRSLSYLLDKHPLQIDISADLLLYCDSNLIERVITNLLENAVKYTASNTKLGIKAYTEETKIHVEIWDEGHGIPSDQLQLIFNKFSRAVKESAIPGVGLGLAICNAIIRLHEGEIWAENNKKGGASFHFVLPLKSLPDIDEIEIKQ; this is translated from the coding sequence ATGGAACACGATCAACAATGGCAACGCCCTTCTCCTGATGATTTACTCGCTTCAACGCGAACAACAACTCGTGGGCGTTTAAAAATATTTTTTGGTGCTTGTGCTGGCGTAGGGAAAACCTACGCCATGTTGCAAGAAGCTCAACGCCTCCACCAGCAAGGTATAGATATTCTTGTGGGCGTGGTTGAAACACATCAACGCCAAGAAACTGCAGCATTATTAAGTGGATTGCCGGTATTGCCACCACAACGTATTCATTATCATGGTAGAAAATTAACGGCATTTGATTTAGATGCCGCTTTAGCAAGGCACCCTGCGGTGATCTTAATGGATGAATTAGCATTTAGTAATCCCCATAAATGCCGACATCCTAAACGCTGGCAAGATATTGAAGAGTTATTGGATGCGGGTATTGATGTTCTTGCTACGATAAATGTACAACACATTGAAAGTCTTAATGATATTGTTGGTAGTATTACGGGTATTCGAGTTCAAGAAACAATCCCTGACTATATTTTTGATAGTGCCGATGAAGTGGTTATGGTGGATTTGCCACCTGACGATTTACAACAGCGATTACACGAAGGCAAAGTGTATATTGCAGGACAAGCCGAGCGTGCAATAGAACACTTTTTTCGTAAAGGTAATTTAATTGCCTTGCGTGAATTAGCTTTACGCCGTATGGCCGATCGTGTTGATACACAAGTTAAAGAATTCCGTGATAGTCAAGGAACAGCCCCAGTCTGGCACACTACAGATAGTTTAATGGTTTGCCTGGGGGCTCATGGTGGTAATGATAAATTAGTTCGTACAGCGGCACGTTATGCTGCTGCTTTTGGTTGCCAATGGCATGCCATTTATGTTGAAACACCTAAACTTCACCAAATTGGAGAACATAAACGCCGAGCAATTTTACATTCATTAAAGCTGGCCCAACATCTTGGTGCAAGAACCGCGATCCTCTCCGACAATCATGCAGAAAAAGCGGTGATCCGTTATGCCAGAGAGCATAATTTAGGAAAAGTCATTATTGGACAGCGCGCTTATCAAAAGTGGCAGTGGCTAAAACGTTGGATACGTATGCGTTTTGCTGAAAAATTAGCGCGATACGCTCCCGATCTCCATGTTATCAGCGTTGCACTTAGTGATGAGGAGCTTCGTTACAAAACTAAAATACCACAACTGCAAAATGATAAATGGCGACAAAATCTAAAAGGTTATCTCACAGCCATTGGATTATGTTTAGTAATAACCTTATTTTCTCGTACTTTTCTATTAGCGCTTGATAAGGCCAATTTAGTCACACTCTATTTATTGGGTGTTGTATTAATCGCGCTCTTTTTTGGTCGCCGCCCTTCCATTTTTGCCGCATTAATAAATGTTATTAGCTTTGACCTATTCTTTGTACAGCCTCACTTTTCTCTCGCTGTCTTAGATATGCAGTATTTAATTACATTTACTGTAATGCTTATTGTTGGGCTAGTCGTGGGAAATTTAACCGCAGGTATGCGTTATCAAACACGAGTTGCACGTTATCGAGAACAACGCACTCGCCATTTATTTGAAATGACCAGAGAACTTAGTCGCGCTGTAACTTTACAAGAAATTGCTCAGACAAGTTATCATTTTCTATCAAGTGCATTTGACGCCAAAGTTTGTTTACTTATTCCCAATAAACAAGACGAATTAACTCCTTTTCATGCTCAAGGAATGGGGCATTTACCTCTTGATAATGCAATTGCGCGTTGGTGTTATGACAAAGATCAGATCGCTGGCGCAGGCACTGATACGCTTCCAAGTGTACCTTATCAATTACACCCTATTACGGCATCTCAACAAGTTTTAGCTATTTTAGCCATTGAACCCAATAATCTTCGCCAGCTACTTATTCCTGAACAACAACAGTTATTACAAACGTTTAATGGACTGATTGCCAATGCACTTGAGCGATTACAGCAGGCAGAAATGGCCGAACAATCACGAATTAATATAGAACGAGAACAATTACGAAATGCCCTCTTAGCGGCTCTTTCTCATGATTTAAAAACCCCTCTTACTGTGCTTTTTGGTCAATCTGAGATTTTACTTCTAGATTTAAGTGCCGAAGGTTCATCACACACTGAGCAAGTGAACCAAATTCGACAACAAATTCTCACAACTTCACGATTAGTCAATAATTTACTGGATATGGCTCGGATCCAATCAGGTGGATTCCATGTCAATTTACAATGGAACTCACTACAAGAAATTACAGGAAGTGCCATTCGTTCACTCTCTTATTTACTAGATAAACATCCATTACAAATTGATATTTCAGCCGATCTATTGCTTTATTGTGATAGCAATTTAATTGAACGAGTTATCACTAATTTGCTAGAAAATGCAGTTAAATACACAGCATCAAACACGAAGTTAGGCATAAAAGCCTACACAGAAGAAACAAAAATTCATGTTGAAATTTGGGATGAAGGTCATGGTATTCCCAGTGATCAGCTACAGCTTATTTTCAATAAATTTTCACGCGCAGTAAAAGAATCAGCTATTCCTGGAGTTGGATTAGGTTTAGCGATTTGCAATGCGATTATTCGCTTACATGAAGGTGAAATTTGGGCTGAAAACAATAAAAAAGGTGGAGCAAGTTTCCACTTTGTTTTACCTTTAAAATCACTCCCTGATATTGATGAGATTGAAATAAAACAGTGA
- the kdpE gene encoding two-component system response regulator KdpE: MTPYNILIVEDEKEILRFVRLALENEGFRVYEASECQRGLIEAASRKPDLVILDLGLPDKDGLCFIQDFRQWSSTPVIVLSARDGEQDKVNALDAGADDYLTKPFGISELLARVRASLRRFVKQETENTQFTFGDITIDWVNRIVTRQNEQVHLTPTEFRLLSELVNNSGKVLTQRHLMQHVWGPNFVEHSHYLRIYMGHLRQKLETDPTCPVHLITETGIGYRFMP; this comes from the coding sequence GTGACTCCATATAACATTTTAATTGTTGAAGATGAAAAAGAGATCTTACGCTTTGTTCGGCTAGCATTAGAGAACGAAGGTTTTCGTGTTTATGAGGCCTCTGAATGTCAACGAGGATTAATTGAAGCGGCATCAAGAAAACCTGATTTGGTTATTCTTGATCTCGGTTTACCAGATAAAGACGGACTCTGTTTTATTCAAGATTTTCGCCAATGGAGTAGTACGCCGGTAATCGTCCTTTCTGCAAGAGATGGTGAACAAGATAAAGTAAACGCACTTGATGCTGGAGCTGATGATTATCTAACGAAACCTTTTGGCATTAGTGAACTACTTGCCAGAGTAAGGGCTTCACTACGTCGTTTTGTAAAGCAAGAAACTGAAAACACACAATTTACCTTTGGTGATATTACTATCGATTGGGTTAATCGTATTGTCACACGCCAAAATGAACAGGTTCATTTGACACCAACAGAATTTCGCTTACTGAGTGAACTAGTTAATAACAGTGGTAAAGTGCTTACTCAACGACATTTAATGCAACATGTTTGGGGGCCTAATTTTGTCGAGCATAGCCATTATTTACGTATTTATATGGGGCATTTGCGTCAAAAATTAGAAACCGATCCCACATGTCCTGTACACTTAATAACAGAAACAGGGATCGGTTATCGATTTATGCCATGA
- a CDS encoding phage tail protein — protein sequence MYQNDNLMSIYNLLFGHQRFLDNNTGLTMDRNKQHFVFNLDGVLSNNRHTIGYTRLESQPNGDATTEGQSLQILGYLYVYKATKDKYWLDKAIWCFDAYIKYFYQDQTIPDPPHNRWLSQWIINGKEPTLSNWPINFDEPTNSGFIDTEIMFVDGICQIPHGTPYWGEYLDIVTQAYRGVLSYSNINARVVGINNDGSINWSKKGESVELAWLIDLYGRKIDKQGYVLEENAIEPKGYVKMASPINGLWKLCHANIQPVEKGGFLIKRNMAWHNRPLNIPIIDKQNYGNAADAEEWFLEASYTLWKITNEHRYWLAWRNSALMCMRYANIDSNDKFFRQSTTELSPFTDGISYEYHYPKNRQITLDRNKQGFIRIKTDGNATVTLEQQSISKKIDKNSKIIINVGGVDKNKAPLNVRINMGIIPQKNSHVVKNWFLSLPHTYTNNNVIKYEFSVSSFIQKDEDIEYLTVNDVGYVELGEDIKTSFEFEDNVVDGRSAVVQHVELKNSSKMMVGFWLTEEEKTVPTSFTYKLNRNKWEIIIYDAEFWRWHWTLPVTGGKWSTIQLTPESLELTTYQPYYSDGEIKPKYPKLQAVSSVTLAINEAEKENSSELTWYCFNDIPIHFNDLNGWTHKFSITLSGDDSFEGLIGDCDISYNDLNKLAYTPGIIPFSNNSTKDSSQFDSWRGLPYPGYQHPFIYIHEENAQTHLENMCQFLFDAQKAYEEKFKVKGPVAMAYVWDRWDNIEYGEADTFIFNHWGSDAWAGYQPRAFASAARAWYELALCEKNIPENLIQFTNNWVAYLIHFFEKVGGFPCEFPADSPPPEKRDFVGHMTGLWLCGLCFAALSGCKNSKLNWIIEKSVTELIEHYQIVSPTSPMNGSWSPAVRVGSDNGMFYGFWSGEILRGLGMYILYKQEN from the coding sequence ATGTATCAGAATGATAATTTAATGTCTATATATAATTTGTTATTTGGTCATCAACGATTCTTAGATAATAATACCGGTTTAACAATGGATAGAAATAAACAACATTTTGTCTTTAATCTTGATGGTGTTTTATCAAATAATAGACACACAATAGGATATACACGTTTAGAATCACAGCCTAATGGAGATGCAACAACAGAAGGTCAATCTTTACAAATATTGGGTTATCTTTATGTATATAAGGCAACAAAGGATAAATATTGGTTAGATAAAGCAATTTGGTGCTTTGATGCCTATATTAAATATTTCTATCAAGATCAAACAATTCCCGACCCTCCTCATAATAGATGGTTAAGCCAATGGATTATTAATGGTAAAGAGCCCACGTTATCTAATTGGCCAATTAATTTTGATGAACCGACTAATTCAGGATTTATTGATACTGAAATTATGTTTGTTGATGGTATATGTCAAATACCCCATGGCACGCCTTATTGGGGAGAATATCTTGATATAGTGACACAAGCCTATCGTGGAGTATTATCTTATTCAAATATAAATGCCAGAGTTGTCGGAATTAATAATGATGGAAGTATTAATTGGAGTAAAAAGGGTGAATCCGTTGAATTAGCATGGTTGATTGATTTATACGGACGAAAAATTGATAAGCAAGGTTATGTATTAGAAGAAAATGCGATTGAACCCAAAGGCTATGTAAAAATGGCATCGCCAATTAATGGATTATGGAAATTGTGTCATGCAAATATTCAACCTGTAGAGAAAGGTGGCTTTCTGATAAAACGAAATATGGCATGGCATAATAGACCTCTTAATATCCCTATTATTGATAAACAGAACTATGGGAATGCTGCTGATGCAGAAGAGTGGTTTTTAGAGGCAAGTTATACATTATGGAAAATAACGAATGAACACCGTTATTGGTTAGCTTGGCGAAATAGCGCATTAATGTGCATGAGATATGCAAATATTGATTCTAATGATAAGTTCTTCAGACAATCTACTACTGAATTAAGTCCGTTTACTGACGGGATCTCCTATGAATATCATTATCCCAAAAATCGCCAGATTACTCTTGATAGGAATAAACAGGGATTTATCAGAATAAAAACGGATGGAAATGCTACGGTGACTTTAGAGCAGCAAAGTATTTCTAAGAAAATTGATAAAAACTCTAAAATAATCATTAATGTAGGAGGAGTGGATAAAAATAAAGCCCCATTAAACGTCAGAATTAATATGGGTATTATTCCGCAAAAGAACAGTCATGTTGTGAAAAATTGGTTTTTGTCACTACCTCATACTTATACAAATAATAACGTAATAAAATATGAATTCAGTGTGAGTTCGTTTATTCAAAAAGATGAAGATATTGAATACCTTACTGTTAATGATGTAGGGTATGTTGAACTGGGTGAAGATATCAAAACTTCATTTGAGTTTGAGGATAATGTTGTTGATGGTCGTTCAGCTGTTGTACAACATGTGGAACTTAAAAATAGCAGTAAAATGATGGTGGGTTTTTGGTTAACAGAAGAAGAAAAAACGGTTCCGACATCATTTACGTATAAATTGAATAGAAATAAATGGGAAATCATTATTTATGATGCTGAATTTTGGCGCTGGCACTGGACATTACCTGTAACAGGAGGCAAATGGTCTACTATTCAGCTAACACCTGAATCTCTTGAATTAACGACTTATCAACCTTATTACTCAGATGGCGAAATTAAGCCTAAGTATCCAAAATTACAAGCCGTATCTAGCGTTACTCTTGCTATAAATGAAGCTGAAAAAGAGAATAGCTCCGAACTTACTTGGTATTGCTTTAACGATATTCCCATTCATTTTAATGATCTTAATGGTTGGACGCATAAATTTTCAATAACCCTATCAGGTGATGATAGTTTTGAAGGACTTATTGGTGATTGTGATATTAGCTATAACGATCTCAATAAACTCGCTTATACCCCCGGAATTATTCCTTTTTCCAATAATTCTACAAAAGATTCCTCTCAATTCGATTCATGGCGTGGATTACCTTATCCTGGCTATCAACATCCTTTTATTTATATCCATGAAGAAAATGCACAAACTCATTTAGAAAATATGTGTCAGTTTTTGTTTGATGCCCAAAAGGCTTATGAAGAGAAGTTTAAGGTGAAAGGACCTGTTGCTATGGCCTATGTTTGGGATCGCTGGGATAACATTGAGTATGGTGAGGCAGATACCTTTATTTTTAATCATTGGGGGAGTGATGCTTGGGCAGGTTATCAACCTAGGGCTTTTGCTTCAGCAGCTAGAGCGTGGTATGAATTAGCCTTATGTGAAAAAAATATTCCTGAAAATCTTATTCAATTTACAAATAATTGGGTTGCTTATCTTATTCATTTTTTCGAAAAAGTAGGTGGATTCCCTTGCGAATTTCCTGCGGATTCTCCACCACCAGAAAAGCGAGATTTTGTCGGTCATATGACAGGATTGTGGCTATGTGGCCTTTGTTTTGCAGCACTGTCTGGGTGTAAAAACAGTAAATTAAATTGGATTATTGAAAAATCAGTTACTGAACTTATTGAACATTATCAAATTGTGTCTCCAACAAGCCCCATGAATGGGAGTTGGTCCCCAGCTGTAAGAGTCGGGAGCGATAATGGTATGTTCTATGGTTTTTGGTCTGGTGAGATCTTACGGGGATTAGGTATGTATATTTTATATAAACAAGAAAACTAA
- a CDS encoding ABC transporter permease: protein MWHTMQNVFNLGIKELRSLSRDKAMLALIVFAFTVSIYSSATVTPGSLHHAPIAVADQDKSQLSARIVNSFYMPYFLPPADITPEQIDGLLDRGAYTFALDIPPNFQRDLLAGRKPEIQVNIDATRMSQAFLGNSYIQNIVMGEAKTFLAKNRTNDPLPVDLEVRMSFNPNLTQSWFGSVMAIINNITMLSIVLTGAALIREREHGTIEHLLVMPVTPFEIMLSKIWSMGLVVLLASVMSLVLVVKTLLNVPIEGSVLLFMCGVALSLFATTSIGIFLGTMARSMPQFGLLMIMVLLPLNMLSGGMTSRESMPQFVQDVMQTMPTTHFVSIAQAILYRGADFSIVWPQFIVLIVIGSVFFSLALLRFRKTISAMA, encoded by the coding sequence ATGTGGCACACAATGCAAAATGTATTTAACTTAGGTATAAAAGAGCTACGAAGCCTCTCACGTGATAAGGCCATGCTGGCATTAATTGTGTTTGCTTTTACCGTATCGATTTACTCATCTGCAACGGTAACACCGGGTTCATTACACCATGCACCGATTGCGGTTGCTGATCAGGATAAATCACAATTATCTGCACGTATTGTAAATAGTTTTTATATGCCTTATTTTTTGCCACCTGCAGATATCACTCCTGAGCAAATAGATGGTTTGTTAGACAGAGGCGCTTATACGTTTGCATTAGATATTCCACCTAATTTTCAGCGCGATCTTTTAGCGGGTCGTAAACCGGAAATACAAGTTAATATCGATGCAACACGAATGAGCCAAGCTTTTTTAGGTAATAGTTATATACAAAATATTGTAATGGGAGAGGCGAAAACCTTTTTAGCCAAAAACAGAACCAATGACCCATTACCTGTTGATTTAGAAGTAAGAATGAGCTTTAACCCTAACCTAACACAATCTTGGTTTGGCTCTGTGATGGCAATTATCAATAATATCACTATGTTATCAATAGTATTAACAGGAGCTGCATTAATAAGGGAGCGAGAGCACGGAACCATTGAACATTTACTGGTTATGCCTGTAACTCCGTTTGAAATCATGCTTTCTAAGATATGGTCAATGGGTTTGGTTGTACTATTGGCATCGGTAATGTCGTTAGTCTTAGTGGTAAAAACCTTGCTTAATGTACCTATTGAAGGCTCGGTTTTACTGTTTATGTGTGGTGTTGCTTTAAGCTTATTTGCGACAACTTCTATTGGTATTTTCTTAGGTACAATGGCGCGTTCAATGCCACAATTTGGTTTATTGATGATTATGGTTTTACTACCACTAAATATGCTATCTGGTGGTATGACATCACGAGAAAGTATGCCTCAGTTTGTACAAGATGTAATGCAAACAATGCCAACAACACACTTCGTGAGTATAGCTCAGGCCATTTTATATCGTGGTGCTGATTTCTCTATTGTGTGGCCTCAATTTATTGTCTTAATTGTTATTGGGTCGGTATTTTTCTCATTAGCCTTATTACGTTTTAGAAAAACCATTTCGGCTATGGCCTAA